A genomic region of Fusarium oxysporum Fo47 chromosome VI, complete sequence contains the following coding sequences:
- a CDS encoding cytochrome P450, which yields MFSLLLIKFLEQHLLATIVLLFLPVPLRILETYLRRWRLAQAQGCKEATSKVAVKDPIIGFDFLYKVFFEKSPERYLDSTWQAFKKMGTTYIEKRWSWQCVYTCDPRNIKQILATAYHDFDLPEFRTSVIGHIFGQGIFVLSGHPWKHARALLRQSFRKDNPAPFLDTLERNFQSFLQHVPTDGSEVDLQPLFLALSMDVSTEFIMGHSTNMLIQNADHTREQQFVDDYMVCSEEIIQQMQLGPLHSLKFNFAAKRAKKRVYEYLDAFIQESLNKSEDGPGSSFLAEMMDVVDDRTGLSHHILHILLASRDTTSGLLGNLFFFLAKKPEIYAKLRDEVLSVAGQEPPTASQLKDMTYLKWCVNEFSHIPMALRLHPVIPTNARVAVRDTTIPRGGGIDGKSPLFVSKGTAMFYNVYAMHRNEDVFGPKAEEFAPERWKDLRPGWGYLPFNGGARACIGQQYALLETHYVVARMAQAYSELQSRDDEEWMELYALALCSKNGCRVAAKR from the exons ATGTTCAGTCTATTATTGATCAAATTTCTAGAGCAGCATTTGCTTGCCACTAtcgttcttctctttcttcctgtTCCTCTTCGTATACTTGAGACATATCTTCGAAGATGGAGACTTgcacaagctcaaggctgtAAAGAAGCTACAAGCAAGGTGGCCGTGAAAGATCCCATTATTGGTTTCGATTTCCTCTATAAGGTCTTCTTTGAGAAATCCCCTGAACGATATCTCGACAGTACCTGGCAAGCCTTCAAGAAGATGGGCACTACTTACATCGAGAAGAGGTGGTCTTGGCAATGCGTCTACACTTGCGATCCACGAAACATCAAACAAATCCTTGCCACTGCATATCATGACTTTGATCTTCCCGAATTTCGAACTTCAGTCATTGGTCATATCTTTGGCCAGGGCATCTTCGTTTTATCAGGCCATCCTTGGAAGCATGCCCGGGCTTTACTGAGACAAAGTTTCAGGAAAGACAACCCCGCTCCCTTTCTAGACACTCTCGAACGAAACTTCCAATCTTTCCTCCAGCATGTCCCTACCGATGGCTCTGAAGTTGATCTCCAGCCCCTTTTCCTGGCTCTTAGCATGGATGTCTCTACGGAATTCATCATGGGACACTCGACCAATATGCTTATCCAAAATGCAGATCACACTCGGGAACAGCAGTTTGTCGATGACTACATGGTTTGCTCCGAAGAGATCATCCAACAAATGCAGCTTGGTCCACTCCACTCCCTCAAATTCAACTTTGCAGCTAAGAGGGCGAAAAAGAGGGTGTACGAGTATCTCGATGCTTTCATTCAAGAGTCCCTGAATAAGTCCGAGGATGGCCCAGGCAGCAGTTTCCTGGCAGAGATGATGGATGTAGTAGATGACAGAACGGGGCTCAGTCATCATATCCTACACATCCTTCTTGCAAGTCGGGACACTACATCAGGTCTTCTCGGTAATCTATTCTTCTTCCTGGCCAAGAAGCCTGAGATCTATGCAAAGCTCCGAGACGAGGTTCTAAGTGTTGCTGGTCAAGAGCCCCCTACTGCAAGCCAACTCAAAGACATGACCTACCTAAAATGGTGCGTCAACGAAT TTTCTCACATCCCAATGGCGTTGAGGCTGCATCCTGTCATCCCCACCAACGCCCGCGTCGCAGTGCGAGACACCACCATCCCCCGGGGCGGCGGCATCGACGGAAAGTCACCGCTCTTCGTTTCCAAAGGAACAGCCATGTTCTACAACGTATACGCCATGCATCGTAACGAAGATGTTTTCGGGCCCAAGGCCGAAGAGTTTGCCCCTGAGAGGTGGAAGGATCTGAGACCTGGCTGGGGATATTTGCCCTTCAACGGCGGTGCTCGCGCGTGTATTGGTC AACAGTACGCTCTTCTGGAAACGCATTACGTGGTCGCGAGGATGGCGCAGGCTTATAGTGAACTCCAGTCGagggatgatgaagagtggATGGAGTTGTATGCTCTAGCGTTGTGTTCGAAGAACGGCTGCCGAGTGGCAGCCAAGAGGTAA
- a CDS encoding fungal-specific transcription factor domain-containing protein has protein sequence MAPGSKKKGKKVPSGPVADKPCHNCRRRRLRCDRQLPHCAKCDAKGVECLGYSQIFQWTGAVASRGRLAGQQSSAALYSPARPSTARSRASLSSVSSLSSNSPASSSSASSVASPSVPSSSPAFIAPSLSQVEEVTETSEAESGSEIDLFNDIVNNVDDENDDEDDAATPLASGDTQLVCTTIHNQNHPLASETSTPWVLVDPLYQDITSNHRQYLAYFDARLSRDFVAYDVPDNPFRNLLKFTQAHPLLRQVIIAASATHMYNRSRPWLSSDSLERGLGPRNLLMDALEAKHQVLRMLPSALQSIESIGGDIVLAAILFLINVELIESGKHNWKAHFDGAGKIMKLLGPVSDVDESLRDYIVSDCFIYYILESTFRPTDSGSHSYFESCQALQILGKTTNSYYCCPPELLEIMLIAARLSNTKPDDVVSADMVTAAGAALLDRARNFEVIPWAQDIDLSTIPSTEQDPVLSRFRVATSHRLAICLYILHAIPAVGAWVGEDLADTIFAELHQVLSIIPDDDTNFKATTWVTFVFGACARTPEMKDWVTVQIKKLMLESPWGFLYAARDALQMLWSVQAEGMPMTSWVQTLRDLHMDFLIV, from the exons ATGGCTCCAGGAAGTaaaaagaagggaaaaaaagtACCTTCTGGACCTGTTGCCGACAAGCCTTGTCATAACTGTCGACGTCGAAGACTTCGCTGTGATCGTCAACTCCCCCACTGCGCAAAGTGCGACGCAAAAGGCGTTGAGTGCCTGGGCTATTCTCAGATCTTTCAGTGGACGGGTGCTGTTGCTTCAAGGGGAAGACTGGCTGGTCAGCAGTCCAGCGCTGCCTTGTACTCCCCGGCACGTCCTTCTACTGCCCGCTCAAGAGCGTCGTtatcttctgtttcttccctctcttcaaactcacctgcatcttcttcctccgCCTCATCCGTCGCTTCGCCATCCgttccttcatcttcacccgCCTTTATTGCTCCGAGCCTTTCTCAAGTCGAGGAAGTTACAGAAACGTCAGAAGCCGAGTCTGGATCGGAAATAGACCTGTTCAATGACATCGTTAACAacgttgacgatgagaacgacgatgaagatgatgctgcgACCCCCCTAGCGAGTGGTGATACACAACTCGTCTGTACCACCATCCACAACCAGAACCATCCCCTGGCATCGGAAACATCGACTCCGTGGGTGCTCGTCGATCCCTTGTACCAAGACATTACGAGCAACCACAGACAGTATCTCGCTTATT TTGATGCGCGGCTCAGTCGAGATTTTGTAGCCTACGACGTGCCCGACAACCCCTTTCGAAACCTACTCAAATTCACTCAGGCCCACCCTCTGCTACGTCAGGTCATCATCGCCGCCTCGGCAACGCACATGTACAACCGCTCTCGCCCGTGGCTGTCCTCGGACTCGCTAGAAAGAGGTCTTGGCCCGAGAAATCTGCTCATGGATGCTCTCGAGGCTAAGCATCAGGTATTACGCATGTTGCCGTCTGCACTGCAAAGTATTGAGTCTATTGGGGGTGACATTGTCCTGGCGGCGATACTGTTCCTGATCAATGTAGAGCTGATAGAGTCTGGTAAACATAACTGGAAGGCTCACTTTGATGGCGCTGGGAAGATCATGAAGTTGCTCGGGCCTGTTTCTGATGTGGATGAGAGCTTGAGGGACTACATCGTATCTGACTGCTTCAT ATATTACATTCTGGAGTCAACGTTTCGACCAACAGATTCGGGATCACACTCATATTTTGAATCATGTCAAGCGCTACAGATACTCGGCAAAACCACGAATAGCTACTACTGCTGCCCACCTGAACTCCTCGAAATTATGCTAATAGCAGCTCGACTTTCCAACACAAAACCGGACGACGTGGTCTCGGCTGACATGGTCACTGCCGCTGGAGCAGCATTACTAGACCGTGCTAGAAATTTCGAGGTTATACCGTGGGCGCAAGATATCGACCTCAGCACCATCCCCTCCACCGAACAAGACCCAGTGTTAAGTCGTTTTCGAGTCGCAACATCCCATCGTCTCGCCATCTGTCTCTACATCCTCCATGCGATACCTGCCGTGGGAGCTTGGGTCGGTGAAGACCTCGCAGACACGATATTTGCCGAACTACATCAAGTGCTGAGCATTATTCCCGACGACGATACGAACTTCAAGGCTACGACATGGGTTACGTTTGTGTTTGGTGCGTGTGCCAGGACACCGGAGATGAAGGACTGGGTTACTGttcagatcaagaagcttatGCTTGAATCACCTTGGGGGTTCTTGTATGCAGCGAGAGATGCCCTGCAGATGTTATGGAGCGTTCAGGCCGAGGGAATGCCGATGACGAGCTGGGTGCAGACGTTGAGGGATCTACATATGGACTTTTTGATTGTCTGA